DNA sequence from the Leopardus geoffroyi isolate Oge1 chromosome A3, O.geoffroyi_Oge1_pat1.0, whole genome shotgun sequence genome:
agGGAAAAGCATACCCACTACATAAGGGTTGATAGGGCTTGGTAAAATGGTAAACTGCTGAAGTGAAGCCTTATTAAGAGGTATCATGATATATATGGGGTGGGTAGCGGGGTAGAGAAGCCGCGGTTAAGCTCCAAACTGGACATTAAATGCCCCGCACCCCCTTGGCAGCTATGATGGGGGCTACATCAATGCCTCTGCCGAAGGTGTGTCCATCCGCACAGCTCTGCAGCTCTCCAGGGACCCCACTGGCCGTATCAAAGTGTCCAACGTCTCCTGCCAGGCCTTGGTCTCCAGAATGCACGCAGCCTTTGGGGGAACCTTCAAGTAAGCCCTGTCTCCAACCCCGGTTGCACCCAGGGCACCTTCTTTGAGCCTTACTGGCCATCTGCCTAGTGCAATGCAAAGTGCACAGGCTTGGGAATCAAGCCAACTGGGTCCAAATCTCAGTACTCtcatttcctggctgtgtgaccttgggtaagtcatcgaagctctgtgcctcagtttccccattggtaagatggggatgataatagAAGCTATTTTATATGATGTTAGGAGGACTAtttgttaatatatgtaaaaatatttagaacGGGACCTGGCATATTAGTGGCTAGCTTCCTAGATAGAAGTCATTGTGAGGATCGGTAGGCAGTTGGGCGTGAACTTGGTTCTCAATAATTGGtagctcttggggcacctgggtggctcagtcagttaagcgtcccagttcagctcaggtttgagtcctgtgtcaggctctgtgctgacagcccagagcctggagcctgctttggattctgtgtctctctccctctctgtccctcccctgctcacgctctgtctctctcaaatgtaaaataaaacaacaaacataacTGGCATTTCTTACTactacttaacaaaaaaaaaaaaaaaaaaatagcatacttCCAGGTTTGGGGCTGAGAAATGGACTTTGTGATAGTTCTCAAAGAGAGTGggagatgggggcgcctgggtggcgcagtcggttaagcgtccgacttcagccaggtcacgatctcgcggtccgtgagttcgagccccgcgtcgggctctgggctgatggctcagagcctggagcctgtttccgattctgtgtctccctctctctctgcccctcctccgttcatgctctgtctctctctgtcccaaaaataaataaatgttaaaaaaaaaaaaaaaaaaattaaaaaaaaaaaaaaaagagagtgggagagaaaagatGGTGGATTTATCATCTGGTGTTGGTACAGTgcaagttttttgttgttgttgttgtttatttttttttggagagagagggtgcgcacaagtgggggaggggcagaaagagagagagaatccctagcaggcttcacactgtcagtgcagagcccgatgcggggttcaaactcatgaactgtgagattatgacctgagccgaaatcaagagtcagatgctaaaccgactgagccacccaggtccccctcaagtttttatttatttaacaaataaagtGTATGCCAGTCCCTGAGGATTCATAAAGGAGCTCAGAGCCTAGTTGAAGGGACAAAACATTTGCCATCAGGGCTTTAAGGGAGGAACGAAGAGAGTACTCCAGGGGTTCAGAAGAGGGTAGTCTGGGAAGACTGCCTGGAAGAGGAAGCATCTGGGCCCAGACTGGGGGAAAATACAGGACAGGAACAttgagggtggaagggagggcaTGAGTAAGCCTCTGGAGGTGGGGATGCTCGCAGCGGGGCTGAGGAACTGGGGGTAAATTCAGTTTGGCTGGTGGGAGCAGGGGTCAGGAGAGGTCTTTAGAATCAGGCTGGAGAGGGGATTTGGAAAAGCTTCATTAAAGAGCTGGTGCTTCGGGTCAAAGTTGAGCCACCTCCTCCCCATGTCTCTGGCCACTGATTTCTCCTGGACCTGGGTCGGGGTAGGGCAGTGTCTGGGCTCACACGGTCTCTCCCCTCCTTGCAGGAAGGTGTATGAGTTCCTCTCCACATTCATCACCTCGGGGATGCGCTTCCTCCTCAACCAGCAGGTccgcagtggtggtggtggtggcgggggggggggtgccctccATTTTGAAGGCCCTGACTCTAGACCCCACCCTGCAGATCTGTCCCGTGCTCTACCATGCAGGGACGGTGCTGCTCAATTCCCTCCTGGACACCGTGCCCGGTGAGTTGGCGCTGGCTGGGCGGGGAGCTCTGGGCCACGCCTGGGGctggaacggggggggggggggggggtagggaggaggCTGGGTATACAGCTGCCAGGCCATGGCTCAGAGCAGGCAAGGCCCCTGCCACACCCTGGGTTCCCATATGGCCTCTGCTGCGGACTTGCCCTGTGTGACCCCAGGTCAGTACTCACTTCTCTCTGGGCCTTGCCATCTTCGCCTGGCTGGGGTGCCTCCCCGTGGGGTTGCTGTGAGCATTAGCTGCGTGACGATTGTCAAGGTCCTCTGTCTTTATGTGCTCGCCGATCATTGGGACCCCGTGTGTGTTCATCCCCTGCACTTAATAGGTGCTCAACTAACGTGGATTCCCTTTTCCTAAGCTTTGACCTCTGTCTGCTGTGGGGTAGAGATCACCGTGCCCCCTACacggggcacagggagggagggaggaggcagggaaaactCATGAGGGCAGGGAATCCCTTGCCATGTTGTTCTGTGATCTGATAAAAGCCCTGTAGTAGTGGTGGTGGTAGGAGGAGGAGTAATAGCAGCTTCTTCCCAACTAAGCTAATTTGATCCCCGCAACAACCCTATGAGGGAAGATTGATGACCATCATTTATGGGTGAGAAACAGGCCCCAAAGGGTGAACACCTCGCCCAGCATGACACAGCGTGAGTGACTGAGCTCCTTCCCACAGTACGCAGCAATGTGGATGAGCTTGTTGGCATCGACTACTCCCTCCTGAAGGATCCTGCAGCTTCTGCCAGCAACCTGGACATGGACTTCCGGGTGAGCTGCCTGGCTGGTGTGGCATCTCTGACCTGTCCCCTGCGTCGCTGCCTTTGTCTTCCTGAACCACAGCTCTGATGAGGCCACTCCGTTGCTGAGCCTgccatggctccccattgcctacAGAATCAGGGTCAACTCCTGGGGCCGGCCCCACCTTTCTAACTTCACCCTGTTTCTCTGCAGTCATTCTTTCCCAAATATGCACCCTCgtttcctacctcagggcctttgctcatgcACTGCCCTTCCCCATCTTCCCTGAAGGAGCTGGACATACGGCTCTATGCACATAATCTCATTTCACTCTCACGACTGTGTGAGTCAGgcacttctgttttatttattttggggatgtGGACACTTGCTCGAAGAGGTGAtgccacttgcccaaggccacacagctactACGTGGCCATTTCCTTTGCTCCCCACAGTGGATGGAGTGTAGCGGTTTCGGAGCAAGGATTAGAGCTGGCATGTCTGAAGTTcaggtcctggctctgccacttacttgctGCGTGATCTTAAGCAAgtggcttaggggcacctgggtggctcagtcggctaagcatccgacttcagctcaggtcacgatctcacggttcgtgagttcgagcctcacgtcgggctctgtgctcccctcacgtgggggaggggcagagagagagggagacgcagaatccgaagcaggttccaggctccgagctgtcagcacagagcccgacgtggggctcgaactcacaaaccgtaagatcgtgacctgagctgaagttggacagttaaccgactgagctacccaagcatgcccccccccccaaatttttttaagcaagtggcttaacctttctgtgcctatTTCCTACTAATATGTAAATGGCTATAATACAGTAAGAAAACATCTCTCACGGAGGATTATGTGGATTAAAGGAGTTGGTGTATGTCAAGGGCATGGAAGAATGACTATGTAAGATGTAAGCAGCAGCTATTATTGCTGCCATATATCGTTCAAGGCCCACTGAAATGCCACCTCCTCCTGAACCCTTTCCTGAGCTTTCGTTCTCCAGTCTGACGGGAGTGCTCCCTTGAAGCTGCCCTCCTCTGCATGCCTTTTTAAGAATTGTGCTaatgagggtgcctggctggcccaggtGGGaggaacatgcgactcttgatcttggggtcgtgagcccaagccccacgttgggtgtggagattaaataaataaaagttaaaaattgtgcTGAGGAGTCCCCTAAGGACAGCAGCTGGGTCTGACCCCCACCATCCctcacagtgcctgccacagggTGTGGGAGCATCTGGGTGCTGGGCCAGTCTGCCTTGGCCTTGACCCTGATCCCCCAACTGCAGGGGGCCTTCTTTCCCCTGGCGGAGGGTAACTGGAGCTTGCCCAACCGGGCGGTTGAGCCCCAGCTGCGGGAGGAGGAGCGGATGGTGTATGTGGCCTTCTCCGAGTTCTTCTTTGACTCCGCCATGGAAAGCTACTTCCGAGCGGGTGCCCTGAAGCTGTCACTGGTGGGGGACAAGGTATGCCAGGGCCTGTTTGTGGGATGGGCAAGAGGGGCCCTGTCACGGAGCTCCTGATGACCCTGCTTCACCCCCAATCtccctacccaggtgccccacgatcTGGACATGCTGCTGAGGGCCACCTACTTTGGGAGCATCGTCCTGCTGGTGAGTGCGGGCAGGAGGTAGGCACCTGGCCAGGGTGGGAGGGCATAGCACCTGCGTACCAGTGAGGGAACGGTGGAGGTGTGCGGGTGGAGTCCCCCCGAGGCCACTGTGGAATAGACAGAAGGCCTGGCCTCCTGCCTGTGACCCGGTCCTCTTATTTGTCAAACTCATTTCCAAGTCCTTGAAGGGCCCTTGTTATTTCCTGCTCTTCATGAAGCTATGAGGACAGGCTGAGACCCAAGCTCTGTAAGTGTAGGGGCGCTTTAACAATGACTGAtgtagtcttttttctttttaagttagttAATGAGATTGttaaataatctctatgcccTTTGTGGGGCTTCAACGCacgaccccaagattaagagtcacgtgttctactgactgagctagccaggtaccctgaggtgggtttttttttttcccccttgcttatTTTCCCTTGTTTAATGGAGGAGTTCCCACCTactctttcaaaatgtaaaaagcatCTTAGTGACCATTAAAGGACTTGCCCTTAATTTCCTTTACACTATACAACCTCACAGAACTGTCATGAGTTATTAGCTGAATCGATTCATGCAAAGGGACTGGAACAGCACCGGGTGCAGAGTAAACGCTCAGGAAACACTCACTGGCTGCTGTTCTTATCATCGCTGTTAGCACCATCGTCTCCATCAACCTGATGGCCAAGCGTCAGTAAGAGTGTGGACTCTCTtgccagactgcctgggtctgAATCCCAGGTTCTGCAACTCGAAGACCACATAACCTTGGAcaagtacttaacctctctgtgcctcaattttcccatctCAAAAATGAGTGGAATACCTGCCTCACATGGTCATTGAGAGGTTTCAATGAGCTAACACAAGTGAAGTAGGAGTGCCTATAGGACAAAGGACACGGCAGGTTAGAGAGAGGAAATACGGCAGACAGAGGGGATATTTGATGCAAACACAGTCTCAGGAGTCTGGTTGAAGATGGATCCCCACGCCCAAGAGctcaggaaggcaggaaaagaggagACATTTCTAGAATGAGACATTCCCTTGTGTGAGCAAAGGCACGGAGGCTGGACACAATTTTGAAGGGTCTGGGAAGCCACACCAGCCTTCATATTTGTGTGCCTGGGCTCCCAGCGGGCAGAACCTGAgccagccctcctcccctcctggtgCTCATCAGGGAACAGATCTGGGTTTTGACCCACCCTCgctcctctgtccccagagcccgGCGGTGATCGACTCCCCGCTGAAGTTGGAGCTAAGGGTCCTGGCCCCACCTCGCTGCACCATCAAGCCCTCGGGTACCACCGTCTCTGTCACCGCAAGTGTCACCATCGCCCTGGTCCCGTCCGACCAGCCTGAGGTCCAACTGTCCAGCATGATTATGGTGCGGGCACCAGATTAGGAGCTACTGAGGGTCAGGGAGATGCGGGCTGTTGATCCTTTGGGTCAGTAACACCCCCCTCCCAACTCCTTGCCTGCAGGACACCCGTCTCAGCGCCAAGGTGGCACTCCGGGGAAAGGCGCTGCGCGTCCAGCTGGACCTGCGCCGGTAAGCAGATGGCCAAGATCTCGGGCAAGcccttaacctccctgagcctccgtGTCTTCAGGTTAATTGCACCTGCCCAACAAGTGGGGAGCTGAAATTCACTCACATCTACAGCCACTGGAGACATAAGGTCTTTGCTAATGCATAACAAATGCATCTTATTCAAGGGTAACTTCTCTGCCTTGTCTTACACccgagagagaggcagaacagaTATCATGAGATGTCCAAATTGGCCCAGCAAGGTTAAAGGACGTGCCCTCAGTCACACAGCAAAGAGCCAAACAACATGGGTTCGGGCAGAAACCTCAGCACAAATTTTGTATCTTGAGAAGAGTCACTTTATCTTTCtaagcttcattttcttcatgggcTAAACGTAGGGAAAAGTAGCATCCATTTTGTAAGGTTGTGCTGTTTGTGATGCTAGCCACAGGTGCTAGGGGTTAAAGGAGATACTGCAGGGCAGTAGTTAAGAGCCTAGATTCTAGAGGCAGattctgccatttaccagctgttGAGACCtcagacaaattacttaacctctctaggcTTGATCTGCCCCATCTAAAAAGTGCGAGTTGTTTAACAGTGCCTACTTcttagggttgttatgaggattaagtcaGCTGgcgttttaaaatatcttaatgaTAGTTAACTTTTTGTAACACGCTTAGTATCTGGTAGGGAGGAAGCTCTGTACGTTCTGTTAGATAAACACAAACAACACAGGCAAAGCTGCCAGCACGAGTCTGGCGTAGAGGAAGCGCTCAACAAATTAAAAGTAGTAGCCTTGCAAAAAAAAGGAACCCAAAGAGGGAGAAATGACTCACCCAAGGATGCACACCTGGAAAGCGGCAGAACCCCTGGACAGGTGTGTAGGTGGGAGCATTGCAGGCTGAAAGTCAGGGGCTTCTGTCGGGTAGGCCTGGGTGGCCTGAGGAAGGGGAACTTCCAGGGTTCGTGCCCACTAGACACTTGTCTCCCATAGGTTCCGAATCTACTCGAACCAGTCTGCACTGGAGTCGCTGGCAGTGAGTTGGGAGTGGCGAGGGGGCCAGGGCTGGGTTGGGGCCGGGCAGCTAAGGCAAGTCCGCTTCCTGCTGGCTGCCCTgacttcctgcctcctccctcccagctgaTCCCACTGCAGACCCCTCTGAAGACCATGCTGCAGATTGGGGTGATGCCCATGCTCAATGGTAGGGCTGGGGacgggagggaggagagggaaaggagaggggagctgggtggaCCCAGGTTGAGCCCGCTGCTCCCACCCACAGAGCGGATGTGGCGGGGGGTGCAGATCCCACTACCCGAGGGCATCAACTTCGTGCGCGAGGTGGTGACCAACCATGcggtgagtgggggtggggagcgagtGATGGAGAAAGAGGGCAGAGTCTTCCCCCCACTTCACGACCCTGACCTCCCTCTGCTGTCAGATCCCAGCCCCTCCCTTATCAAGTGTCGCTCCCATTTTAATCTTCCATCAGACCTCAGCCCTCTGCACAGGCTGTGCCCTCACCTTGCAACACTCTTCCTGGATCCCACTTTAACACCTGAGCTAAGAGGCCATCTCAGAAGCCCTCCTTGACCCCCACAGGCCATGCTCCTGCAGCCTCTTTCACACCCTTCACAGGAGTTAGAACTTCTTTGAGGCTCCTCTCCCACTAGATTGAGAGCCCTTCAAGGCCAAGGGCCTGTCTCGGTCTTTAGATTTTGGTCTCTGTAATGGAATGAAGaggctcccctctctgccccactgcaCAGGGCTTCCTCACCATCGGGGCCGACCTCCACTTTGCCAAAGGGCTGCGAGAGGTGATTGAGAAGAACCGGCCTGCCAGCACCAGCGACACCTCGGCATCCAGTGCCCCACCACCTGCCACGACGGCTGCCTGAGCCCTCAACCCCACGCTGGCAGGGACATCCAGGACTTCGACCCTCTTGGCCCCTCCCAGCCTATAGCATCCTGTGTAAACCCCAGTGCCACAGAGAAGACAGGGTTTTAAGCTGTACCCGATTTAATTCCATAATCACACTCAATCCATCAATTAGTCCGTCCACCCTCCCCGTGGGCTGTCCTGAGCTCTGCTGTGTTCCAGTGCATTAAGGGAGGGGGCCAGGCTGCACCCCAGTCAGGAATAAAGTGCTAACTCCCCCAGGCCGTCTACGTGAGGCACTGGGGCCCGGTCTGGGAGGCAGAGGgctgtgggggaggcaggggcgggggagcagTTCTGGAGGCAGGGACCTGCCCCACAGGGGCATTTTGCATACAGGTGGACCTCCCTTCTAGCAGGAGGGGCCAGGAAGAGGGGCTGGATCAGGCAGAAGGGGACCGGTCTCTGTGGTCATCAGTATGGCTGCTTATTCAGGAAGCGAGAGAACATGGTGAGGGCAGCCTGGGGCTTGTCGGTGGGGACCATGTGTCCAGCGCCCTAGGAGCAAAGCTCTGTGAGATTCCCCTTCTTGTGTAACCCCTGCCCCTGGGCGCCCCTCCATCCTACTGGATCCCCTCAGCCAGCgaccttcctcttctcccaagCCCTGcattctccccaccctgcccagaaCGCTTGCCCTTATGGGGCCAGATGGCAAATGGGTGTAAAAGGGAGTCGGAAGGAGAGGACGGGTGGGTTCTGCCCCATCCCCTCCAGCCAGGTAGCCCGTGCCAGGCCCAAGCCCTACCTTGATGGTGAGAAAGGCGATGTGGGAGAACTCCTTCACGAAGCCTGCGATCTGCTCCCCGCTGTCCCCGTAGTCCACTAACCAGGGCCGGCGCTGGACCTCCATCTGCCCCACCAGGGAAGCCTTAGCAGCCTGTGGCTGTCCTCAAATCTCTCTCACATCTGCCAGCAGGACCTCAGGGGCCTGAACTCCCCCCAGGTTTGTCCTCTCTGTCTGCCAGAGCCAAGCTGCCAGGCACAGCTGCCCTATCCCTGCACCCAGCCTCACCCCAGAGCCGGGATCCTTGCCTTACCTTCTGGTTCAGGGAATCCACAAACCACTCGTCCCCCATGAAATTGCAGGCCATGTCCACATCTCCGTTGTAGAGCAGGATCCGGTATTTCTGGAGCAGAGCAGGGGGGAAGTGGGAGGGTCTGGAAtgagcccaggccccagcccttCCCGGGTTCAAGCCTTACCCCCTCAGGGAATTCGAGGGGCCTTGCTAAATAGCACAAAGCAGGACACACTCAGGTTTTCTGACTGTTTCCTACATGACTGGTGTTTTACTAAATGCTTTACCTATGCAAGTAGATAccattaaccccattttataggtggagAAACCAAGTCTCAAGATGGGAAAAACTTGCCCAGGGGCGCATGGCTAATGAAGGGACGTACACACAGACGATCTGACCCCTAGAGGTTATGCTCTAACCACTGGTCCTAGCCTGGCTCTGTCAGGATTTCCtagatgaccttggacaaggccCTCTCCCACCCTGAACCTCCATTTGCTCGTTTGTAACACATCCTCGCCAGCTCTTCTCAACCCAAAAGCTCCTTGGCTGATGCAGCCTCCTACGACAGAGCAGCATGGGGTGGGGACAAAGCAAGGTTCAAATCATGACCCTGCCAGTCACTGGACTTCATTTCTTGGAGTTTCAGTTCCCCGTGTCCGGAGTGGCACGCTAAAGGGGGCCCCGCCTTGTCATGCCGCTCCAGGGTCCTGAGGCTGCTGGTGGACCCAGCTGTGCCGCTCCCACTCACCTGTGTGGTGAGCAGCTTAAGGTACTGGGACTGCATGCTTTGGTAGAGACGGCGGTACTGTATATTCACCAGGAAGCTGCGGGAGCACGTGGGCGGGTCCCAGGAAGACCaggtagagggagaaaaagagatcagatctCCTCTCCCGTCCCCTCCTACCTCCAAGCTCCAGCCTGGGAGGCAGAGTTGGGATTCAGTCCCCTCCTCAGGCATATCATCTCTCTAGGACTTACGTGGATGGGGGGCTGGAATTCAGCCCACCCCCGTGCAGAAATGCATATGGGAACATTTAGTGATTGGTTTGCAACTGGCATTTAGTGTGCAGGAGCCCACTGGTGGGAGAACCACAGCCTGTAACAGCAGTAGGGCAGGGGCACTGGCCAATCAGCACAGACCTGAGTGGCCCCTATTCTGCCAGGCGGCATCCTTTTACTCATACGGGTCATAGGAGATCTCTGCAGCTGGGGACTATATTggagtggggatgggggacaGTGTCTATTTACTAAATGCCAGGGGAGTAAATCGCTCTTTTACCAGCCCAGGTGGCCATTTAAGAATGAACTGgctaaatatccatcaatttaGGGGCTAAACACCTGCACGGGACCCTGTGTCACACCCTGGGTGCCTGAAGCGCCCCCACAAGAAACCCTAGCCAAGGGATCCTGGGAAACCTTTCTGACACCCACGAGCCCCAAGTGCCTGCCACCCCTGGGGCCACGGCTGGCCGCAAAGCCTCACTTGCACATGTCCCAGTGGGGCAGCTGCTCGGGGATGTGGAGGGCCTTCCGCACATAGGGGTTGTTGAGGTACGTGGAGGCGGCTGTGGTGTTGGTGCAGGGGGGGTCCATGCGCAGCCTATCCCCAGAACGTAGCAGTGCCTGGGGGGCACAGACGGCAGGTCAGGGTCTTcgtttccctgcccccccccccaccccccccccccaggagaaaGTCCATGCTCTTCCTGCACACCTGATGCCATGTTCGCTTCAGCGGCAGGCGAGTGAAGATGTTGCCCAAGTCATGGAGCACAATGGCGTCCTTCTCGTACCTGCAAGCGAAGCGGGGGACGTGTGCCTCAGCCTCCAGATGGGGGCTGGGACTGGCCCCCAGGGCACACGGCAGGGCCTACCTTAAACGGCCAGGCACGCCCCCAGCACATGGGGCATAGAGGTTGTAAATGTTGAGGCCGGAGTTGCCCACGATGCGGGACACTTCCTGCAGCTGCAATGATACATGGGAGCCACCGTGCTTCACAGAACCCTGGCCTCCCCGTGATCTCACCAACTCGTCCCAAGATTGACGGCTCTCCTACTCCACTTCTTGTCattacccttcccccactttttttccacaggcagggaaactgaggctcagtggaAGGAATCTGCCAGACCTGGGTCCAGAGCCTACTGCCGCTACATCCTAGCACTGTGACTTCAGGCGAGTGACTTTAACGTTCTtggcctcggtttcctcttctggaaaacgTGGATAATACGATCTCCCTTAAAGGAATCTTGAAGATTAAATAATCTATGTTGATATAGTTcggcccagtgcctggcacagagtagatgctcgACAAGAGGGAGATCCTTTCCCTCACAGGGGTTATGGGATTTGCCTAGAAAGTCCCAGGAAGTAGTGGTGGGAACACATCCCTAGACGTGTCCCAGAGGACATCAAATTGCTGGAGGAGGCAGGATAGGAAAGCGATAGGGGATGGGGTCAGGGAGGCCCGAAGGAGGAGATGTGGTCCTATTCTGAGGGCCGGGGGTGTCAGGGGTGACACAGGTTGGGCGGCAGAACCTCACATTGGTCACACATTCTGGGTCGGTGTTGTCATAGAAGTTACACTTGTTCTGAGAGCAGCAGTGGGTCTGGAGAGAAGACCAGAGCCTGTAGGAGACGCATGAAAGTGTTCAGGCCCAAGGTGGGCCTCCCACCTTCCACATCCAACCTCCCGCCACCATCTGACCCCAGCCAATGAGGAAACAGATCACAGGGGATGGTATGCAAGTTCCAAACCTAGCTGCTCTGGGGCCACACAGCCAGCCCTCCTGAGTCCATTTAAGTTCTGGTCTCCATTCTTTGGCCTTTCAGCCCCAAACATGTCTAGCaatcccagcccccaccccctgctcagaAACTAGGGTAGGGCCTGGGGTATCATGTGCCTGAAGGGCAGACCTGAGACCTCAAGACCTGCCCCACCCTAGAGATTGCCCAACTGCCCCCTCCCATACCTGTTCCCAAGGAGGCCGTGGTAGTAGGCAAAATAGACCAGGGAGTTGTCATTCTGCTCGTAGGAGGAGAGTCCGTTGCCCACAGCCAGCCCCTGTGAAACACCCAGGGCATTCAGGTCatctggagggagagggggagcctCCCCTGACTACACCCAGACCTTCAGCAATCTGGAAGCTGAAATCCAAGGTGGTTTGTGGGGAGGCCACTTGAAGCTAAGAACAGAGCTGGCTGGCTGACAGGTGAGCTTCCTGTTGTGGGAGGCACGTGAGCAGAGACAGGCCACCCAGTGGCAAGCATGTTATAAAGGGGACCACGTTGGACAGAGAAAATGGCCTCTTTCACGCTGCTAACCACAAGGCCAGGACAAgttgcctctcttccctcctgcagCGGCCCTGTACCTGAAGGTTCATGCTGGGATCCTGCATGACCAACACTGCCAGGGTGGGGATGTAAATGCCGGCATAGCTCTCTCCTGTCAGGAAGAGCTCATTGTCCTTGTAC
Encoded proteins:
- the LOC123580107 gene encoding phospholipid transfer protein, which codes for MALFGALFLALLAGAQAELPGCKIRITSKALELVKQEGLRFLEQELETITIPDLRGKEGYFYYNISEVKVTELQLTSSELHFQPEQELMLQISNASLGLRFRRQLLYWFFYDGGYINASAEGVSIRTALQLSRDPTGRIKVSNVSCQALVSRMHAAFGGTFKKVYEFLSTFITSGMRFLLNQQICPVLYHAGTVLLNSLLDTVPVRSNVDELVGIDYSLLKDPAASASNLDMDFRGAFFPLAEGNWSLPNRAVEPQLREEERMVYVAFSEFFFDSAMESYFRAGALKLSLVGDKVPHDLDMLLRATYFGSIVLLSPAVIDSPLKLELRVLAPPRCTIKPSGTTVSVTASVTIALVPSDQPEVQLSSMIMDTRLSAKVALRGKALRVQLDLRRFRIYSNQSALESLALIPLQTPLKTMLQIGVMPMLNERMWRGVQIPLPEGINFVREVVTNHAGFLTIGADLHFAKGLREVIEKNRPASTSDTSASSAPPPATTAA
- the CTSA gene encoding lysosomal protective protein isoform X2, with the protein product MTSRGRAPPGEQRRWGAEMVGAALSPRWLLLLLLLLLLAWAPPGRAAPDLDEIQCLPGLAKQPAFRQYSGYLRGSGSKHLHYWFVESQKDPKSSPVVLWLNGGPGCSSLDGFLTEHGPFLVQPDGATLEYNPYSWNLIANVLYLESPAGVGFSYSDDKSYATNDTEVAQSNFEALKDFFRLFPEYKDNELFLTGESYAGIYIPTLAVLVMQDPSMNLQGLAVGNGLSSYEQNDNSLVYFAYYHGLLGNRLWSSLQTHCCSQNKCNFYDNTDPECVTNLQEVSRIVGNSGLNIYNLYAPCAGGVPGRLRYEKDAIVLHDLGNIFTRLPLKRTWHQALLRSGDRLRMDPPCTNTTAASTYLNNPYVRKALHIPEQLPHWDMCNFLVNIQYRRLYQSMQSQYLKLLTTQKYRILLYNGDVDMACNFMGDEWFVDSLNQKMEVQRRPWLVDYGDSGEQIAGFVKEFSHIAFLTIKGAGHMVPTDKPQAALTMFSRFLNKQPY
- the CTSA gene encoding lysosomal protective protein isoform X1 encodes the protein MTSRGRAPPGEQRRWGAEMVGAALSPRWLLLLLLLLLLAWAPPGRAAPDLDEIQCLPGLAKQPAFRQYSGYLRGSGSKHLHYWFVESQKDPKSSPVVLWLNGGPGCSSLDGFLTEHGPFLVQPDGATLEYNPYSWNLIANVLYLESPAGVGFSYSDDKSYATNDTEVAQSNFEALKDFFRLFPEYKDNELFLTGESYAGIYIPTLAVLVMQDPSMNLQGLAVGNGLSSYEQNDNSLVYFAYYHGLLGNRLWSSLQTHCCSQNKCNFYDNTDPECVTNLQEVSRIVGNSGLNIYNLYAPCAGGVPGRLRYEKDAIVLHDLGNIFTRLPLKRTWHQALLRSGDRLRMDPPCTNTTAASTYLNNPYVRKALHIPEQLPHWDMCNFLVNIQYRRLYQSMQSQYLKLLTTQKYRILLYNGDVDMACNFMGDEWFVDSLNQKPQAAKASLVGQMEVQRRPWLVDYGDSGEQIAGFVKEFSHIAFLTIKGAGHMVPTDKPQAALTMFSRFLNKQPY
- the CTSA gene encoding lysosomal protective protein isoform X3 codes for the protein MTSRGRAPPGEQRRWGAEMVGAALSPRWLLLLLLLLLLAWAPPGRAAPDLDEIQCLPGLAKQPAFRQYSGYLRGSGSKHLHYWFVESQKDPKSSPVVLWLNGGPGCSSLDGFLTEHGPFLVQPDGATLEYNPYSWNLIANVLYLESPAGVGFSYSDDKSYATNDTEVAQSNFEALKDFFRLFPEYKDNELFLTGESYAGIYIPTLAVLVMQDPSMNLQGLAVGNGLSSYEQNDNSLVYFAYYHGLLGNRLWSSLQTHCCSQNKCNFYDNTDPECVTNLQEVSRIVGNSGLNIYNLYAPCAGGVPGRLRYEKDAIVLHDLGNIFTRLPLKRTWHQALLRSGDRLRMDPPCTNTTAASTYLNNPYVRKALHIPEQLPHWDMCNFLVNIQYRRLYQSMQSQYLKLLTTQEAASAKELLG